A window from Fibrobacterota bacterium encodes these proteins:
- a CDS encoding chemotaxis protein CheX, with translation MNEETRTRIGNVLFDVLEKQAFLFGDPGEAPDLASVDGYLAASVTFAGAAAGRVSLAVPASMAAELASNILGCEPDDPAAAAAAEDACREILNIVCGHVLTELYGSTPVFDLGLLESGHLSADQAPDWTASEGGMALSVEGSPVLLRVEIPGGIPPGTPT, from the coding sequence ATGAATGAGGAAACGCGGACCCGCATCGGCAACGTGCTGTTCGACGTCCTGGAGAAACAAGCCTTCCTTTTCGGCGATCCCGGCGAAGCGCCCGACCTCGCCTCCGTCGATGGATACCTGGCGGCCTCGGTGACCTTCGCGGGAGCCGCCGCGGGCCGGGTTTCCCTGGCCGTTCCCGCCTCCATGGCCGCGGAACTGGCCTCCAATATCCTGGGTTGCGAGCCCGACGACCCCGCCGCCGCGGCGGCGGCCGAGGATGCCTGCCGGGAAATCCTCAACATCGTCTGCGGCCACGTCCTAACCGAGCTTTACGGTTCGACCCCCGTATTCGACTTGGGGCTACTGGAATCGGGCCACCTTTCGGCCGACCAGGCTCCCGACTGGACCGCTTCGGAGGGAGGCATGGCCCTCTCCGTCGAAGGCTCGCCCGTGCTCCTGCGCGTGGAGATCCCCGGCGGCATCCCTCCCGGTACGCCGACATGA
- a CDS encoding response regulator yields MAYNILVVDDSETMRAVIAKSIGLAGVALGSLFQAANGAEGIEVLRREWVDLVLADINMPVLNGVGMVTQMKADPGMGDIPVIIVSTEGSATRLQALKDQGVKGFLRKPFTPEELKKAMESVLGAHHE; encoded by the coding sequence ATGGCGTATAACATCCTGGTGGTGGACGATTCCGAGACCATGCGCGCGGTGATCGCCAAATCGATCGGGCTCGCCGGGGTGGCGCTGGGGAGCCTGTTCCAGGCCGCCAACGGGGCCGAGGGAATCGAAGTCCTCCGCCGCGAATGGGTCGATCTGGTGCTCGCCGACATCAACATGCCCGTGCTGAACGGGGTGGGGATGGTCACGCAGATGAAAGCCGACCCCGGCATGGGGGATATTCCCGTGATCATCGTATCGACCGAGGGCAGCGCTACCCGGCTGCAAGCCCTCAAGGATCAGGGCGTGAAGGGATTTTTGCGCAAGCCTTTTACGCCGGAAGAACTCAAGAAGGCCATGGAATCGGTACTGGGGGCCCATCATGAATGA
- a CDS encoding chemotaxis protein CheD, whose product MNHTVGIAEMKVSADPGDVLATYALGSCVGVSLYDPVGRVGGLIHCMLPLSRIDPAKAEKNPLMYVDTGMSVLLQAMFDQGAQRKSLVAKVAGASRIMDAGGVFNIGERNYTVVRKVLWKNEILIAGEDVGGSVPRTMYLYLDSGRTLLKMAGEEKEL is encoded by the coding sequence GTGAACCATACCGTCGGCATCGCCGAGATGAAAGTGTCCGCCGATCCCGGGGACGTGCTGGCCACTTACGCCCTCGGCTCCTGCGTGGGCGTTAGCTTGTACGATCCGGTCGGCCGCGTGGGCGGCCTCATCCATTGCATGCTGCCGCTTTCGCGCATCGATCCCGCCAAGGCCGAAAAGAACCCCCTCATGTACGTGGATACGGGCATGTCGGTATTGTTGCAGGCCATGTTCGATCAGGGAGCGCAGCGCAAGAGCCTGGTCGCCAAGGTGGCCGGGGCTTCCCGCATCATGGATGCCGGCGGGGTCTTCAACATCGGCGAACGTAACTACACCGTGGTCCGCAAGGTGCTTTGGAAAAACGAGATCTTGATCGCGGGCGAGGATGTCGGCGGGAGCGTGCCGCGCACGATGTACCTGTACCTGGACTCGGGACGCACCCTCCTGAAAATGGCCGGGGAAGAGAAGGAGCTGTGA
- a CDS encoding protein-glutamate O-methyltransferase CheR, which translates to MSMDIDARSFEAFRDLVYGRSGIVLGEGKQALVGSRIGKRMRQLGLTRFPEYLDWVKGKGGEEEMTLMLDAISTNVTSFFREPVHFEFLRARLEELLKTGRNRLRIWCAAASTGEEPYTLAMTVRECQPDPACDIKILATDISTRVLHAAKEGKYAKARIEALPPGFAQRYFDRVGGRDEPLWSARPELRALLRFARLNLATPPFPMRGPMDFIFCRNVMIYFDNPVRQRLLEEFHRLLAPGAFLIVGHSESLTGLTTGFQSVLPSVYRRVA; encoded by the coding sequence ATAAGCATGGATATCGACGCGCGCTCTTTCGAGGCCTTCCGCGATCTGGTCTACGGCCGGAGCGGGATAGTCCTGGGCGAAGGCAAGCAGGCCCTGGTCGGATCCCGCATCGGAAAGCGCATGCGCCAATTGGGCCTGACGCGCTTTCCGGAATATCTCGATTGGGTGAAGGGCAAAGGCGGCGAAGAAGAGATGACCTTGATGCTGGATGCCATCTCCACCAACGTCACCAGCTTCTTCCGCGAACCGGTCCACTTCGAATTCCTGCGGGCGCGTTTGGAAGAGCTGTTGAAGACCGGACGGAACCGCCTGCGTATCTGGTGCGCCGCGGCTTCCACGGGCGAAGAGCCGTATACCCTGGCGATGACGGTGCGCGAATGCCAGCCCGATCCCGCTTGCGATATCAAGATCCTCGCCACCGACATCTCGACCCGCGTCCTCCATGCGGCTAAGGAAGGGAAATACGCCAAGGCCCGCATCGAAGCCCTGCCCCCGGGCTTCGCCCAGCGGTACTTCGATCGCGTCGGCGGCCGCGATGAGCCGCTGTGGTCGGCGCGCCCCGAGCTCCGGGCCCTGCTCCGTTTCGCCCGCCTCAACCTCGCGACGCCCCCGTTCCCCATGCGCGGACCCATGGATTTCATCTTCTGCCGCAACGTGATGATCTACTTCGACAATCCCGTGCGCCAACGGCTATTGGAAGAGTTCCATCGCCTGCTCGCCCCGGGCGCCTTCCTCATCGTCGGGCATTCCGAAAGCCTTACCGGGCTGACGACCGGTTTCCAGAGCGTGCTCCCTTCCGTCTACCGGAGGGTCGCGTGA